From Brassica oleracea var. oleracea cultivar TO1000 chromosome C3, BOL, whole genome shotgun sequence, a single genomic window includes:
- the LOC106336276 gene encoding F-box protein CPR30-like: MADMPMDIITDLFLRLPASTLVRCRVLSKPCFSLIDSPDFISSHLHHTLETGDHLMILLRGPRLLVTVDLDSPGKVSDVEHPLKAGGLTEVFGSCNGLVGLSNSPTDMALFNPSTRQIHRLPTEPVDFPEGSRTRGYVFYGLGYDSVNEDYKVVRMIQCKGGAADELVFGFPYEVKVFSLKMNTWKRVKRLLPAIQLLFYFYYHLLYRRGYGVLACNSLHWVLPRRPGLIAFNTIIRFDLAAEEFEILTFPESLAHENIDIGVLEGCLCLMCNREFTSVDVWVMKEYKVEGSWSKVFSVPKPKSVESFDFMRPLLYSKDRRKVLIEVNNAKLLWFDLGSKRLRTLRIKDCDSSYSAELLVSSLVLGCKGDPSEAKRRRERRALEDKMMQQRNKRDDFLSKGFKLVL, encoded by the exons ATGGCGGATATGCCGATGGACATCATCACCGATCTCTTCCTCCGTCTACCGGCGTCGACGCTAGTCCGATGCCGAGTCCTCTCCAAGCCCTGCTTCTCTCTAATCGACAGCCCCGATTTCATCTCCTCTCATCTCCACCACACGCTCGAAACCGGAGACCACCTCATGATCCTCCTCCGAGGACCTCGCCTCCTCGTCACCGTAGACCTCGATTCGCCGGGAAAAGTCTCCGACGTCGAGCACCCCTTAAAAGCCGGCGGTCTAACCGAGGTTTTCGGTTCTTGCAACGGTTTAGTCGGTTTATCGAACTCCCCGACGGATATGGCTCTGTTTAACCCCTCCACGCGTCAGATCCACCGGTTACCGACTGAACCGGTTGATTTCCCCGAAGGGTCGAGGACACGTGGGTACGTGTTTTACGGGTTGGGTTACGATTCGGTTAACGAAGATTACAAAGTCGTGAGGATGATTCAGTGCAAAGGAGGCGCAGCCGATGAGCTTGTGTTCGGTTTCCCGTACGAGGTTAAAGTCTTTAGTTTGAAGATGAACACGTGGAAGAGAGTCAAACGCCTTCTTCCCGCGATTCAGCTACTGTTTTACTTTTATTACCATCTCTTGTACCGTCGCGGGTACGGTGTGCTGGCTTGCAATAGTCTTCACTGGGTTTTACCTAGACGGCCTGGACTTATCGCGTTCAATACTATTATAAGGTTTGATCTTGCGGCAGAGGAGTTTGAGATACTTACCTTCCCTGAGTCTCTTGCGCATGAGAACATCGACATAGGGGTTCTCGAGGGTTGTCTTTGTTTGATGTGTAACCGTGAGTTTACCTCCGTTGATGTTTGGGTCATGAAGGAGTATAAAGTTGAAGGGTCTTGGAGTAAGGTGTTTAGCGTTCCGAAGCCGAAGAGTGTTGAGTCTTTTGACTTTATGAGGCCTCTGCTTTATTCAAAGGATAGGAGGAAGGTTTTGATTGAGGTGAATAACGCGAAGCTTTTGTGGTTTGATTTGGGGAGTAAGAGGTTGAGGACGCTTAGGATAAAGGACTGTGATAGTTCGTATAGCGCGGAGCTGCTTGTGAGTAGCCTTGTTTTGGGGTGTAAAGGTGATCCTAGTGAAGCTAAGAGAAGGAGAGAACGTCGAGCTTTGGAAGATAAGATGATGCAGCAGAGGAATAAGAG GGATGATTTTCTGTCAAAGGGGTTCAAGCTGGTGTTATGA
- the LOC106331056 gene encoding uncharacterized protein LOC106331056 encodes MSDKNFTTPSVPKFDGDYDHWSLLMENLLRSKEYWCVIDPGYEDLRSVAAPDQAQQKALEEAKLKDLKAKNYLFQSIDKTILKTITQKETSKQLWDSMKVKHQGGARVKRAQLQRLRKSFEILEMKIGETVACYFGRVMETTNDMKNCGENIDDVKIVEKILRSLTENFNFVVCSIEESKDIDSLTVDELQASLQIHESKVTEKKSEEQVLKVENKPRGARGRGNWRGRSSYKGRGRGRSYVNKSAIDCFNCGKLGHYSFECTEKANYAEFDEEEELLLMAHADMSKTEGKKGMVP; translated from the coding sequence ATGTCAGACAAGAACTTCACCACACCATCGGTTCCAAAGTTCGACGGAGATTACGATCACTGGAGTTTGCTCATGGAGAACCTTCTGCGCTCCAAGGAGTACTGGTGTGTCATTGATCCAGGATACGAGGATCTGAGAAGCGTTGCTGCCCCTGATCAAGCACAACAAAAAGCCCTTGAAGAAGCAAAGCTCAAAGACCTCAAAGCCAAGAACTACTTGTTTCAATCAATTGACAAGACCATTCTGAAAACCATCACTCAGAAGGAGACGTCTAAGCAACTTTGGGATTCGATGAAAGTGAAGCATCAGGGAGGTGCTCGAGTGAAGCGAGCACAACTTCAAAGACTCAGGAAGAGCTTTGAAATACTGGAGATGAAGATTGGAGAAACGGTAGCCTGTTACTTTGGAAGAGTCATGGAGACGACCAATGACATGAAGAATTGTGGAGAAAATATTGATGATGTCAAGATTGTTGAGAAGATCCTTCGCAGTCTCACCGAAAATTTCAACTTCGTGGTCTGTTCAATCGAAGAATCCAAAGATATTGACAGTCTCACGGTAGATGAGTTGCAGGCGTCGTTGCAGATACATGAGAGCAAGGTGACTGAGAAGAAGAGTGAAGAACAAGTCTTGAAAGTGGAGAACAAGCCTCGAGGAGCTCGAGGAAGAGGAAATTGGAGAGGAAGAAGCAGCTACAAAGGACGTGGGAGAGGCAGATCTTATGTGAATAAATCAGCCATTGACTGCTTCAATTGTGGGAAACTGGGGCACTACTCCTTTGAGTGCACCGAGAAGGCAAACTACGCTGAGTTTGATGAAGAGGAGGAGCTACTGCTGATGGCACATGCAGACATGAGTAAGACCGAAGGAAAAAAGGGTATGGTTCCTTGA